One stretch of Pseudomonas fluorescens Q2-87 DNA includes these proteins:
- the serC gene encoding 3-phosphoserine/phosphohydroxythreonine transaminase yields the protein MSKRAYNFCAGPAALPEAVLKRAQGELLDWHGKGLSVMEMSHRSDEFVSIATKAEQDLRDLLNIPSNYKVLFLQGGASQQFAQIPLNLLPENGKADYIDTGIWSQKAIEEASRYGHVNVASTAKPYDYFAIPGQNEWNLSKDAAYVHYAPNETIGGLEFNWIPETGDVPLVADMSSDILSRPVDISRFGMIYAGAQKNIGPSGILVNIIREDLLGHARSLCPTMLNYKVAADNGSMYNTPPTLAWYLSGLVFEWLKEQGGVEAIGKLNEVKQRTLYDFIDASGLYSNPINKTDRSWMNVPFRLADDRLDKPFLAGADERGLLNLKGHRSVGGMRASIYNAVDINAVNALISYMAEFEKEHG from the coding sequence GTGAGCAAGAGAGCCTATAACTTCTGTGCCGGCCCGGCGGCGCTTCCTGAAGCGGTCCTGAAGCGCGCCCAGGGCGAACTCCTCGACTGGCACGGCAAGGGCCTGTCCGTCATGGAAATGAGCCATCGCAGCGATGAGTTCGTGTCCATCGCCACCAAGGCCGAGCAGGACCTGCGTGATCTGCTGAACATCCCGTCCAACTACAAGGTGCTGTTCCTGCAAGGCGGCGCGAGCCAGCAATTCGCCCAGATTCCGCTGAACCTGTTGCCGGAAAACGGCAAGGCCGACTACATCGATACCGGCATCTGGTCGCAGAAAGCCATCGAAGAGGCGTCGCGCTACGGCCACGTCAATGTTGCCTCCACTGCCAAGCCTTACGACTATTTCGCCATTCCCGGCCAGAACGAGTGGAACCTGTCCAAGGACGCGGCCTACGTTCATTACGCACCGAACGAAACCATCGGTGGCCTGGAATTCAACTGGATCCCGGAAACCGGTGACGTGCCATTGGTGGCCGACATGTCCTCGGACATTCTCTCGCGCCCGGTGGATATCTCCCGTTTCGGCATGATCTACGCCGGCGCCCAGAAGAACATCGGCCCGAGCGGCATCCTGGTCAACATCATTCGTGAAGACCTGCTGGGGCATGCCCGTTCCCTGTGCCCGACCATGCTCAACTACAAGGTCGCGGCCGACAACGGCTCGATGTACAACACCCCGCCGACCCTGGCCTGGTACCTGTCCGGCCTGGTGTTCGAGTGGCTGAAAGAGCAGGGCGGTGTCGAAGCCATCGGCAAGCTCAACGAAGTGAAGCAGCGCACGCTGTATGACTTCATCGACGCCAGTGGCTTGTACAGCAACCCGATCAACAAGACCGATCGTTCGTGGATGAACGTGCCGTTCCGCCTGGCCGATGATCGTCTCGACAAGCCGTTCCTGGCGGGTGCCGACGAGCGCGGCCTGCTGAACCTCAAGGGCCACCGTTCGGTCGGCGGCATGCGCGCCTCCATCTATAACGCCGTCGATATCAATGCGGTCAATGCGTTGATTTCCTACATGGCAGAGTTCGAGAAGGAACACGGCTGA
- the hisC gene encoding histidinol-phosphate transaminase — protein sequence MSGNFLALAQPGVQQLSPYVPGKPVDELARELDLDPASIVKLASNENPLGASPKALAAIRDELADLTRYPDGNGFALKSLLAERCGVELSQVTLGNGSNDILELVARAYLAPGLNAVFSEHAFAVYPIATQAVGADAHVVPAKEWGHDLPAMLAAIDANTRVVFIANPNNPTGTWFDAQALDDFLQDVPEHVLVVLDEAYIEYAEGSDLPDGLDFLAAYPNLLVSRTFSKAYGLASLRVGYGLSTAVVADVLNRVRQPFNVNSFALAAACAALQDEAYLAESRRLNGAGMQQLEAGFRELGLSWIPSKGNFICVDIGRVAAPVFQGLLREGVIVRPVANYGMPNHLRITIGLPGENSRFLEALSKVLARG from the coding sequence ATGAGTGGCAACTTCCTCGCCCTGGCTCAGCCAGGCGTGCAACAACTTTCGCCTTACGTTCCGGGCAAACCTGTGGACGAACTGGCTCGCGAGCTGGATCTGGACCCGGCCAGCATCGTCAAGTTGGCCAGTAACGAAAATCCGCTAGGCGCCAGTCCCAAGGCGCTGGCGGCGATCCGCGACGAACTGGCTGACCTGACCCGTTACCCCGATGGCAATGGGTTTGCGCTCAAAAGCCTGCTGGCCGAGCGCTGCGGCGTCGAGCTGAGCCAGGTGACGCTGGGCAATGGCTCCAACGATATTCTCGAACTCGTGGCGCGTGCCTATCTGGCGCCGGGCCTCAACGCCGTGTTCAGCGAGCACGCGTTTGCGGTCTACCCGATCGCCACCCAGGCTGTCGGCGCAGACGCCCATGTGGTTCCGGCCAAGGAATGGGGGCACGATCTGCCGGCCATGCTGGCCGCCATCGACGCCAACACCCGGGTGGTCTTCATCGCCAACCCGAACAACCCGACCGGCACTTGGTTCGACGCCCAGGCCTTGGACGATTTCCTGCAGGACGTGCCCGAGCACGTGCTGGTGGTGCTGGACGAGGCCTATATCGAATACGCCGAAGGCAGTGACTTGCCCGATGGCCTGGATTTCCTCGCGGCTTATCCGAACCTGCTGGTTTCGCGCACGTTCTCCAAGGCTTATGGCCTGGCGTCGCTGCGGGTTGGCTACGGCCTGTCCACCGCCGTGGTGGCCGATGTGCTGAATCGCGTGCGCCAGCCATTCAACGTCAACAGCTTTGCCCTCGCCGCCGCCTGCGCCGCCTTGCAGGATGAGGCTTACCTGGCTGAAAGTCGTCGCCTGAACGGGGCTGGCATGCAGCAACTGGAAGCCGGGTTCCGTGAGTTGGGGTTGAGCTGGATTCCATCCAAGGGCAATTTCATTTGTGTCGACATCGGGCGTGTTGCTGCGCCGGTGTTCCAGGGCTTGCTGCGTGAAGGCGTGATCGTGCGTCCGGTGGCCAACTACGGCATGCCGAACCACTTGCGCATCACCATTGGCTTACCTGGGGAAAACAGCCGTTTCCTTGAAGCTTTGAGCAAGGTCCTGGCTCGTGGTTGA
- a CDS encoding bifunctional prephenate dehydrogenase/3-phosphoshikimate 1-carboxyvinyltransferase, giving the protein MIGRLVVVGLGLIGGSFAKGLRESGLCREVVGVDLDPQSRKLAVELGVVDRCEDDLAIACQGADVIQLAVPILAMEKLLARLATMDLGQAILTDVGSAKGNVVRAATEAFGGMPVRFVPGHPIAGSEQSGVEASNAELFRRHKVILTPLEQTDPAALAVVDRLWRELGADVEHMQVERHDEVLAATSHLPHLLAFGLVDSLAKRNENLEIFRYAAGGFRDFTRIAGSDPVMWHDIFLANREAVLRTLDTFRSDLDALRDAVDAGDGHQLLGVFTRARVAREHFSKILARRAYVDAMNSNDLIFLAQPGGSLSGRIRVPGDKSISHRSIMLGSLAEGVTEVEGFLEGEDALATLQAFRDMGVVIEGPHHGRVTIHGVGLHGLKPAPGPIYLGNSGTSMRLLSGLLAAQDFDSTLTGDASLSKRPMNRVANPLREMGAVIETAAEGRPPMVIRGGNKLKGLTYTMPMASAQVKSCLLLAGLYAEGKTTVTEPAPTRDHTERMLRGFGYPVTVDGATASVESGSKLTATHIEVPGDISSSAFFLVAASIAEGSDLVLEHVGINPTRTGVIDILRLMGADITLENQREVGGEPVADLRVRAAKLKGIEIPEALVPLAIDEFPVLFVAAACAEGRTVLTGAEELRVKESDRIQVMADGLLALGVKCQPTPDGIIIDGGQIGGGEVHGHGDHRIAMAFSVASLRASAPIRIHDCANVATSFPNFLALCAQVGIRVAQEAQS; this is encoded by the coding sequence ATGATCGGTCGCCTGGTGGTGGTCGGGCTGGGGTTGATCGGCGGTTCGTTTGCCAAGGGCCTGCGTGAAAGTGGCCTGTGCCGTGAAGTGGTTGGTGTCGATCTGGATCCGCAATCGCGCAAGCTGGCGGTGGAGTTGGGTGTGGTGGATCGCTGTGAGGACGACCTGGCGATCGCCTGTCAGGGCGCGGATGTGATCCAGCTGGCGGTGCCGATCCTGGCCATGGAAAAACTGCTGGCGCGCCTGGCGACCATGGATCTGGGGCAAGCCATTCTCACCGACGTCGGCAGCGCCAAGGGCAACGTCGTGCGCGCGGCCACCGAGGCCTTCGGCGGCATGCCGGTGCGCTTCGTGCCTGGCCATCCGATCGCCGGCTCCGAGCAGAGCGGGGTGGAGGCTTCCAATGCCGAGCTGTTTCGTCGGCACAAAGTGATCCTGACACCGCTGGAGCAGACCGATCCGGCGGCGTTGGCGGTGGTGGACCGTTTGTGGCGTGAGCTGGGCGCCGATGTCGAGCACATGCAAGTCGAGCGTCACGACGAAGTGCTGGCTGCCACTAGCCATTTGCCGCACCTGTTGGCGTTCGGCCTGGTGGATTCATTAGCCAAACGCAATGAAAATCTCGAGATCTTCCGTTACGCTGCCGGCGGTTTCCGCGATTTCACGAGAATCGCCGGTAGTGACCCGGTCATGTGGCACGACATCTTCCTCGCCAACCGTGAAGCTGTCCTGCGCACACTCGATACATTTCGCAGCGACCTCGACGCCTTGCGCGACGCGGTCGATGCAGGGGACGGGCACCAATTGCTGGGCGTTTTCACGCGCGCCAGGGTGGCCCGCGAGCATTTCAGTAAAATCCTGGCCCGTCGGGCCTATGTGGACGCTATGAACTCCAACGATCTGATTTTCCTGGCACAACCTGGTGGCTCCCTGAGTGGGCGTATTCGTGTACCGGGCGATAAATCGATTTCCCATCGTTCGATCATGCTCGGCTCCCTCGCCGAAGGCGTGACCGAGGTGGAAGGTTTCCTCGAGGGCGAAGACGCCCTGGCGACGCTGCAAGCGTTTCGCGACATGGGCGTGGTCATCGAAGGCCCGCATCACGGTCGCGTGACCATCCATGGTGTTGGCCTGCATGGCCTCAAGCCGGCTCCGGGGCCAATCTACCTGGGCAACTCCGGCACTTCGATGCGCCTGTTGTCCGGCCTGCTGGCCGCGCAAGACTTTGATAGCACGCTGACCGGTGACGCCTCGCTGTCCAAGCGCCCGATGAACCGCGTGGCCAATCCGCTGCGGGAAATGGGTGCGGTCATCGAGACGGCGGCCGAGGGTCGTCCGCCAATGGTCATTCGCGGCGGCAACAAGCTCAAGGGCCTGACCTACACCATGCCGATGGCCAGCGCCCAGGTGAAGTCCTGCCTGTTGCTGGCCGGCCTCTATGCCGAAGGCAAGACCACCGTTACCGAGCCGGCCCCGACCCGCGATCACACCGAGCGCATGCTGCGTGGCTTTGGCTACCCGGTCACGGTCGATGGCGCCACGGCCTCGGTGGAGTCCGGCAGCAAACTGACAGCCACCCACATCGAAGTCCCGGGCGACATCTCGTCGTCGGCGTTTTTCCTCGTGGCGGCGTCGATTGCCGAAGGCTCCGACCTGGTACTCGAGCACGTCGGCATCAACCCGACCCGTACCGGGGTGATCGACATCCTGCGCCTGATGGGCGCTGACATCACCCTGGAAAACCAGCGTGAAGTGGGCGGCGAGCCAGTGGCTGACTTGCGTGTACGAGCAGCTAAACTCAAGGGTATCGAGATTCCAGAGGCCCTGGTTCCACTGGCCATCGATGAATTCCCGGTGCTGTTCGTGGCGGCTGCCTGTGCCGAAGGGCGCACCGTGTTGACCGGCGCTGAAGAGCTGCGGGTCAAGGAGTCCGATCGCATCCAGGTGATGGCCGACGGCCTGCTGGCACTGGGTGTCAAATGCCAGCCGACACCGGACGGTATTATCATCGATGGCGGCCAGATTGGCGGCGGCGAAGTCCATGGCCACGGTGATCACCGTATCGCCATGGCCTTCAGTGTTGCGTCGTTGCGCGCCAGCGCGCCGATTCGCATCCATGATTGCGCCAACGTCGCCACGTCGTTCCCGAACTTCCTGGCGCTGTGCGCGCAGGTCGGTATTCGAGTAGCACAAGAGGCACAGTCGTGA
- the gyrA gene encoding DNA gyrase subunit A produces MGELAKEILPVNIEDELKQSYLDYAMSVIVGRALPDARDGLKPVHRRVLFAMSELGNDFNKPYKKSARVVGDVIGKYHPHGDTAVYDTIVRMAQPFSLRYLLVDGQGNFGSVDGDNAAAMRYTEVRMTKLAHELLADLHKETVDWVPNYDGTEMIPAVMPTRIPNLLVNGSSGIAVGMATNIPPHNLGEVIDGCLALIDNPELTVDELMQYIPGPDFPTAAIINGRAGIIEAYRTGRGRIYMRARSTIEDIDKVGGRQQIVITELPYQLNKARLIEKIAELVKEKKLEGITELRDESDKDGMRVVIELRRGEVPEVILNNLYAQTQLQAVFGINIVALIDGRPRILNLKDLLEAFVRHRREVVTRRTVFELRKARERGHILEGQAVALSNIDPVIALIKASPTPSEAKEALVSTPWESSAVVAMVERAGADSCRPENLDPQYGLREGKYFLSPEQAQAILELRLHRLTGLEHEKLLAEYQEILNQIGELIRILNSATRLMEVIREELEVIRAEYGDVRRTEILDARLDLTLGDMIPEEERVVTISHGGYAKTQPLAAYQAQRRGGKGKSATGVKDEDYIAHLLVANSHTTLLLFSSKGKVYWLKTYEIPEASRAARGRPLVNLLPLDSDEYITTMLPVEEYTEGHFIFMATAKGTVKKTPLESFSRQRSVGLIALELDEGDVLISAAITDGEREVMLFSDGGKVTRFKESDVRAMGRTARGVRGMRLPEGQKLISMLIPEEGSQILTASARGYGKRTAIGEFPEYKRGGQGVIAMVSNERNGRLVGAVQVLDGEEIMLISDQGTLVRTRVDEVSSLGRNTQGVTLIKLASDETLVGLERVQEPSEVEGEALEGEDGVAFDGTLGADIDEAAGDQPLDAAADEEEPQD; encoded by the coding sequence ATGGGCGAACTGGCCAAAGAAATCCTCCCGGTCAATATCGAAGACGAGCTGAAACAGTCCTACCTCGACTACGCAATGAGCGTGATCGTCGGGCGGGCGCTGCCGGATGCGCGCGATGGCTTGAAGCCCGTGCACCGCCGCGTGCTGTTCGCGATGAGCGAGTTGGGCAACGACTTCAACAAGCCGTACAAGAAATCCGCCCGTGTCGTCGGCGACGTGATCGGTAAGTATCACCCCCACGGCGACACCGCCGTGTACGACACCATCGTGCGGATGGCCCAGCCATTTTCCCTGCGCTACCTGCTGGTAGATGGCCAGGGAAACTTCGGTTCGGTAGACGGCGACAACGCCGCGGCCATGCGATACACCGAAGTGCGCATGACCAAGCTGGCCCACGAGCTGCTGGCCGACCTGCACAAGGAAACCGTGGACTGGGTGCCGAACTACGACGGCACCGAAATGATCCCGGCGGTCATGCCGACCCGTATCCCGAACCTGCTGGTCAACGGCTCCAGCGGTATCGCCGTGGGCATGGCGACCAACATCCCGCCGCACAACCTCGGTGAAGTCATCGACGGTTGCCTGGCCCTCATCGACAATCCAGAGCTGACGGTCGATGAGCTGATGCAATACATCCCCGGTCCGGACTTCCCGACCGCCGCGATCATCAACGGTCGCGCCGGCATCATCGAAGCCTACCGCACCGGCCGTGGCCGCATTTACATGCGCGCCCGCTCGACCATCGAAGACATCGACAAGGTCGGCGGCCGCCAGCAGATCGTCATTACCGAACTCCCTTACCAGCTGAATAAGGCCCGCCTGATCGAGAAGATCGCCGAGCTGGTAAAAGAGAAGAAACTCGAAGGCATCACCGAGCTGCGTGACGAGTCCGACAAGGACGGCATGCGCGTCGTGATCGAGCTGCGTCGTGGCGAAGTGCCTGAGGTGATCCTCAACAACCTCTACGCCCAGACCCAGCTGCAAGCCGTGTTCGGTATCAACATCGTTGCGCTGATCGACGGTCGCCCGCGGATCCTGAACCTCAAGGACCTGCTGGAAGCCTTCGTGCGTCACCGCCGCGAAGTGGTCACCCGCCGTACCGTGTTCGAACTGCGCAAGGCACGCGAGCGTGGACACATTCTCGAAGGCCAGGCCGTTGCGCTGTCGAACATCGACCCGGTCATCGCCCTGATCAAGGCCTCGCCAACCCCGTCGGAAGCCAAGGAAGCGCTGGTCAGCACCCCTTGGGAGTCCTCGGCGGTCGTGGCGATGGTGGAACGTGCCGGCGCCGATTCGTGCCGTCCGGAAAACCTCGACCCGCAATACGGTCTGCGCGAGGGCAAGTATTTCCTGTCCCCGGAACAGGCCCAGGCCATCCTGGAACTGCGCCTGCACCGCCTGACCGGCCTGGAACACGAGAAACTGCTGGCCGAGTACCAGGAGATCCTCAACCAGATCGGCGAGCTGATCCGCATCCTCAACAGCGCTACGCGCCTGATGGAAGTGATCCGCGAAGAGCTGGAAGTGATCCGCGCCGAGTACGGCGATGTGCGCCGCACCGAGATTCTCGATGCGCGTCTCGACCTGACCCTGGGTGACATGATCCCGGAAGAAGAGCGCGTGGTGACCATTTCCCACGGCGGCTACGCCAAGACCCAGCCGCTGGCCGCCTACCAGGCCCAGCGTCGCGGTGGCAAAGGCAAGTCGGCGACTGGCGTCAAGGATGAGGACTACATCGCTCACCTGCTGGTCGCCAACAGCCACACCACGCTGTTGCTGTTCTCCAGCAAGGGCAAGGTGTACTGGCTCAAGACCTACGAGATCCCTGAAGCGTCCCGTGCCGCTCGCGGTCGTCCGCTGGTCAACCTGCTGCCACTGGACAGTGATGAATACATCACCACCATGCTGCCGGTAGAGGAATACACCGAAGGCCACTTCATCTTCATGGCCACCGCCAAAGGCACCGTGAAGAAGACCCCGCTGGAATCCTTCAGCCGTCAGCGCAGCGTTGGCCTGATCGCCCTGGAGCTGGACGAAGGCGACGTGCTGATTTCCGCTGCCATCACCGACGGCGAGCGTGAAGTCATGCTGTTCTCCGACGGCGGCAAGGTGACGCGCTTCAAGGAGTCCGATGTTCGCGCCATGGGCCGTACCGCCCGCGGTGTGCGCGGCATGCGCCTGCCAGAAGGCCAGAAGCTGATTTCCATGCTGATCCCTGAAGAAGGCAGCCAGATCCTCACCGCTTCGGCGCGCGGTTATGGCAAGCGCACGGCCATCGGTGAGTTCCCTGAGTACAAGCGTGGCGGCCAAGGCGTAATCGCCATGGTCAGCAACGAACGTAACGGCCGTCTGGTCGGTGCGGTCCAGGTGCTCGATGGCGAGGAGATCATGCTGATCTCCGACCAGGGCACGCTGGTCCGCACGCGGGTCGATGAAGTGTCGAGCCTGGGCCGTAACACCCAGGGCGTGACGCTGATCAAGCTGGCCAGCGACGAAACGCTGGTCGGGCTCGAGCGGGTCCAGGAGCCGTCGGAAGTCGAAGGCGAGGCGTTGGAAGGCGAGGACGGCGTGGCGTTCGATGGCACCCTCGGGGCCGATATCGACGAAGCGGCCGGCGACCAACCGCTCGACGCTGCCGCAGACGAAGAAGAACCGCAGGACTAA
- the cmk gene encoding (d)CMP kinase: protein MNIKAPVITIDGPSGSGKGTVAGILARQLGWNLLDSGALYRLLAFAAANHGVDLTNEELLKALAAHLDVQFIAATDGQLQRIILEGDEVSDVIRTESVGAGASQVAALPAVREALLQRQRAFQEPPGLVADGRDMGTVVFPDAPLKIFLTASAEERARRRYLQLKGKGEDVSLSSLLDEIRARDERDTQRAVAPLKPAADAIQLDSTELSIDQVLQRIMSEIALRDIAG from the coding sequence GTGAACATCAAGGCACCGGTCATCACCATCGATGGCCCAAGCGGCTCGGGCAAGGGCACTGTCGCCGGGATCCTGGCCAGGCAACTGGGCTGGAACCTGCTCGATTCAGGTGCCTTGTACCGTTTGCTGGCGTTCGCCGCCGCCAATCATGGGGTCGACCTGACCAACGAAGAATTGCTCAAGGCGCTGGCCGCACATCTGGACGTGCAGTTCATCGCGGCGACCGACGGTCAGCTCCAGCGCATCATTCTGGAGGGCGACGAAGTCAGCGATGTCATCCGTACCGAAAGCGTGGGCGCCGGCGCTTCCCAAGTCGCTGCGCTGCCGGCGGTGCGCGAGGCGTTGCTGCAGCGCCAGCGCGCCTTCCAGGAGCCGCCAGGGCTCGTGGCCGACGGTCGGGACATGGGCACCGTGGTCTTTCCCGATGCGCCGCTGAAGATTTTCCTGACCGCCAGCGCCGAGGAGCGGGCTCGCCGCCGATATTTGCAGTTGAAGGGCAAAGGCGAGGATGTTAGTCTGTCGAGTCTGCTAGATGAGATCCGTGCACGCGACGAGCGTGATACCCAGCGCGCAGTAGCCCCGCTTAAGCCGGCGGCCGATGCGATTCAGCTGGATTCCACGGAGTTGTCCATTGACCAGGTGTTGCAACGCATCATGAGCGAGATCGCGCTTCGCGATATCGCCGGGTGA
- the pheA gene encoding prephenate dehydratase, whose protein sequence is MSEQELKALRLRIDALDEKVLELISERARCAQEVARVKMASLAEGEMPVFYRPEREAQVLKRVMERNKGPLGNEEMARLFREIMSSCLALEQPLKVAYLGPEGTFTQAAAMKHFGHAVISKPMAAIDEVFREVAAGAVNFGVVPVENSTEGAVNHTLDSFLEHDMVICGEVELRIHHHLLVGESTKTDSISRIYSHAQSLAQCRKWLDAHYPNVERVAVSSNAEAAKRVKGEWNSAAIAGDMAAGLYGLTRLAEKIEDRPDNSTRFLMIGSQEVPPTGDDKTSIIVSMSNKPGALHELLVPFHDNGIDLTRIETRPSRSGKWTYVFFIDFVGHHRDPLVKGVLEKISQEAVALKVLGSYPKAVL, encoded by the coding sequence ATGTCCGAGCAAGAACTCAAGGCGCTGCGCCTGCGCATCGATGCCCTGGACGAGAAAGTCCTGGAGCTGATCAGCGAGCGCGCGCGCTGCGCCCAGGAAGTCGCCCGGGTGAAGATGGCTTCCCTGGCCGAGGGCGAAATGCCGGTCTTTTATCGCCCCGAGCGTGAGGCCCAGGTGCTCAAGCGCGTCATGGAGCGCAACAAGGGGCCGTTGGGCAACGAAGAGATGGCGCGGTTGTTCCGCGAGATCATGTCTTCTTGCCTGGCCCTCGAACAGCCGCTGAAAGTCGCCTACCTGGGCCCGGAAGGTACCTTCACCCAGGCCGCCGCCATGAAGCACTTCGGCCATGCCGTGATCAGCAAGCCGATGGCGGCCATCGACGAAGTCTTCCGTGAAGTGGCTGCCGGTGCGGTGAATTTCGGCGTGGTGCCGGTGGAAAACTCCACCGAAGGCGCGGTCAATCACACGCTGGACAGCTTCCTCGAACACGACATGGTGATCTGCGGCGAAGTCGAGCTGCGCATCCACCATCACCTGCTGGTGGGCGAGAGCACCAAGACTGACAGCATCAGCCGGATCTATTCCCACGCCCAGTCCCTGGCCCAGTGCCGCAAATGGCTGGACGCCCATTACCCGAACGTCGAGCGCGTGGCGGTATCGAGCAACGCCGAAGCGGCCAAGCGGGTCAAGGGTGAGTGGAACTCGGCGGCGATTGCTGGCGATATGGCGGCCGGCCTCTATGGCCTGACGCGCCTGGCCGAGAAAATCGAGGATCGTCCGGATAACTCCACGCGCTTCCTGATGATCGGCAGCCAGGAAGTACCGCCGACCGGCGACGACAAGACTTCGATCATCGTCTCCATGAGCAACAAGCCCGGCGCGCTCCATGAACTGCTGGTGCCATTCCACGACAACGGTATCGACCTGACCCGGATCGAGACTCGTCCGTCGCGCAGCGGTAAATGGACCTACGTGTTCTTCATCGATTTTGTCGGCCACCACCGCGATCCGCTGGTAAAAGGTGTGCTTGAGAAAATCAGTCAGGAAGCAGTGGCACTCAAGGTGCTGGGTTCCTACCCCAAGGCAGTTCTTTAA